CCAACGCGATCATGGTGATCATCAAGCTGGTGATCCTGCTGTTCTTCGTGGCCGTGGCGCTGACCGGTTTCGACGCCGACAACTTCACGCCGTTCTTCAAGGGCGAAGGCGAGAAAGGGCTGCTGGGCATGGCCGGCGTGACCGCCGCCGCCGGCACCGTGTTCTTCTCGTTCATCGGCCTCGATACCGTGGCCACCGCCGGCGAGGAAGTGCATAACCCGAAGCGCAATGTCCCCCTGGGCATCCTGATGGCACTGGGCATCGTCACCGTGTTCTACCTGCTGGTGGCCGTGGCCGCGATGGGCGCGCAGCCGGCCCGCATGTTCGAAGGGCAGGAAGCCGGCCTGGCCGTGATCCTGCAGAACGTGACGGGCCAGGCGTGGCCGGCACTGGTGTTGTCCGCCGGCGCCGTGATCTCCGTGTTTTCCGTCACGCTGGTCACGATCTACGGCCAGACCCGGATCCTTTATGCGATCTCGCGCGACGGCCTGATTTCCAAGCGTTTCCACAAGGTGCACCAGCGTACCGCCACGCCGGTGTGGAACACGATCGTCGTCAGCATCGTGGTGGGCTGCGTGGCCGGTTTCGTCGACGCCACCTTCCTGTGGGACATGGTCAGCATGGGCACGCTGACGGCGTTCATGGTGGTGTCCGTTGCGGTGCCGGTCATGCGCATGAAGGAACGCCGTGCCGGCACGTATGTCAAGGGCGCGAAGGGCGGC
Above is a window of Pseudoduganella dura DNA encoding:
- a CDS encoding APC family permease, which codes for MEVTQEAHHAPGGLARSMGLFSLTMIGVGATIGTGIFFTMVEAVPKAGPAVILSFLLAALTAGLTALCYAELSFRIPASGSSYSFAYATVGEFLAFIMAACLLLEYGLAASATAIGWSDYLNNFLANAFGWHIPTLLRTPMIVSTHEGVLFNWGHVNLPPIILVMLCCFLLSRGAKESARTNAIMVIIKLVILLFFVAVALTGFDADNFTPFFKGEGEKGLLGMAGVTAAAGTVFFSFIGLDTVATAGEEVHNPKRNVPLGILMALGIVTVFYLLVAVAAMGAQPARMFEGQEAGLAVILQNVTGQAWPALVLSAGAVISVFSVTLVTIYGQTRILYAISRDGLISKRFHKVHQRTATPVWNTIVVSIVVGCVAGFVDATFLWDMVSMGTLTAFMVVSVAVPVMRMKERRAGTYVKGAKGGFRIPFGPYLVPGLSIAACAYLMVGLSHTTRVIFSIWMAAAIFTYFAYGIRNSRLNKA